From Halobacteriovorax sp. GB3, a single genomic window includes:
- a CDS encoding helix-turn-helix domain-containing protein, with the protein MSRKFRYRRTSEIKMTNEARVLRRLRLDSGTKIKEVAKEIGKSEAYIRHIEHGRLDVPDKETIKKILLVYGATYRIYSAKCKVECSEDAYTELKNIIHKIPDEKVPLVLSLVRGVLSS; encoded by the coding sequence ATGAGTAGAAAGTTTAGATACAGAAGAACTTCAGAGATTAAGATGACAAATGAAGCAAGAGTTTTACGAAGACTTCGTTTGGATTCCGGTACGAAGATAAAAGAAGTGGCAAAAGAGATAGGGAAGTCGGAGGCGTATATCCGTCATATTGAGCATGGTAGGTTGGATGTTCCTGATAAAGAGACGATTAAGAAAATCTTATTAGTCTATGGAGCGACCTACCGGATTTACTCTGCAAAATGTAAAGTGGAGTGTTCCGAAGATGCATATACAGAGCTGAAAAACATTATTCACAAAATACCCGATGAAAAAGTTCCTTTAGTTTTGTCTCTTGTGAGAGGTGTTTTAAGCAGTTAG